Proteins encoded together in one Mercenaria mercenaria strain notata chromosome 18, MADL_Memer_1, whole genome shotgun sequence window:
- the LOC128550601 gene encoding uncharacterized protein LOC128550601 — translation MSAPDNQDSLTPDVNTTPDVNTTKKRFLSSPFENADFKKSCLIMDINIDSESTNGMEQSGNVVEDPPVASLSLDDSALGKIAQLLKSSFQDEISAIVMKAVQSSIDAIVTGVTVGLDHKIKILESANLDLKSENIKLKHENVALRSEVSKLDDAVDATELYSRRNSLRITGVPEIENESTDDYVLDLCIKLNVSMNVCDIDRSHRVGQKKTGRTRAILVKFATYRARQRLYKSRAKLKTSGYRGIYINEDLTQRRGLALYTTRILVRNKKLSACWSSDGTILVKDNNDEIHRVTSSDAIVKFEN, via the coding sequence ATGTCAGCACCTGACAATCAAGACAGTTTGACACCTGATGTAAACACGACACCTGATGTAAATACGACGAAGAAACGATTTCTGTCTTCACCTTTTGAAAACGCAGACTTTAAGAAATCTTGTCTCATAATGGACATTAATATTGATAGCGAGTCCACTAATGGTATGGAGCAATCCGGGAATGTAGTAGAAGATCCTCCAGTTGCTAGTCTGTCACTTGACGACTCGGCCTTAGGAAAGATCGCTCAACTGTTAAAATCTTCATTCCAAGATGAAATTTCAGCAATCGTCATGAAAGCAGTACAGTCATCGATTGACGCCATTGTGACTGGCGTTACTGTGGGACTCGatcataaaatcaaaattttagaGTCGGCCAATCTTGATCTTAAATCAGAGAATATAAAGTTAAAGCATGAAAATGTTGCATTAAGGTCTGAAGTTTCAAAACTAGATGATGCTGTCGACGCTACTGAACTGTATAGTCGAAGGAACTCCCTAAGAATTACGGGTGTCCCTGAAATTGAAAATGAGAGTACCGACGATTACGTGTTGGATCTTTGTATAAAGCTTAATGTCAGCATGAATGTTTGTGATATAGACCGATCTCACCGTGTTGGGCAAAAAAAAACAGGTCGTACAAGGGCTATTCTCGTCAAGTTTGCTACATATCGTGCTCGGCAGAGACTTTATAAATCCAGAGCAAAACTAAAAACCTCGGGGTATCGCGGTATCTACATCAACGAAGATCTGACACAACGCCGCGGCCTTGCCCTGTATACTACAAGGATTCTCGTCAGGAACAAAAAACTCTCCGCTTGTTGGTCATCGGACGGTACGATCTTGGTGAAGGATAACAATGATGAGATTCACCGCGTAACTAGTAGTGACGCTatagtcaagtttgaaaattaa